GCTTAACTAATAAGACTAAAATATCAGAACAACATGATGCAGCAAAAGGTATCATTCTTCAAACATATATCTGATTAGAAGAACTGTTTCCACCTTTGACACACTGAAATACTAATTCAGCTGCTAATATTTGTAGGCCAGGCTTGGGTTGTTATCTACAGCACAATAAAGAGGACAACAACGGACTTTACAGTAAGACACCATACAGAAAAAGCCCCACCATTTCAAATAATTAGAACACGGCTACTAACCTTGTGTAATTTAGTACTGAGAAGCTTAGACAGTTCCACAGACCTTTCAAATACCTAATGCTATTTGTCGACAGAATCACGTTCTTGTCGACGGAATCGCTTTTCATCAGGAATAGATTGTTTGATGTCTTCACAAGAAGATGAGCATATTGAAGAGTAGAGATTGTCATAAGTAAAATATGCATCATACCCAAACACATACGTAAACTCCTAAGGGTGAATGAGAAGCAAGGATAAAGAAACACAACCATGGGCATTGAGTTTAAATAGTGCTAACGAGACTTTTAACATGAAAGACGCATCAAAATTACATCTAGATTCAAAGAAAAGTACCATTAATGCATGAACGTACAGTTTATGTTGAAGATCCTCTAATGTACACATTAAACCCAGTACGGTTTTGGGTTCAGCATCTAGATAGGCGGAGTATCCTCATCCAGAGAAGCCTCTGAGTTCATTAAAGAGACCCAGTTTCAAACATTGAACCCCCTGGATACATACAAGTTCTTCGAATCTGTTCTGAATAAGTGATTTCTTTGGAAAGTTAGAGATTCAAACTTACTCTTCTCACTTAATCAATATATGAATTCTGATTTCTTTGTAGGTTTTAGCATTAATGCGAAAAAAGAAGCTGACATCAACAACAAACATAATCGACTAAATTTCTTGAGTATATTCAGGATTAGCAAACAATGTACAGAATAAGAATTAAGGACTGTGTTACACATGATATACCTAAAGGTTTCATTAATAGTAGAAATGGGTCATCAAATGAACATTGGTACTAAGAAAATGACTATGAAATTCAAGCATAGTTGCAATCCGCCGTTGCACATGATGAGGCAGCAGAGGCAGTTGGTGGCATATAAGCTAATTAGAAGGAACAAAAAGAACTCACATTACGAAAGTGGGTTCCTCGTGTCGACCACATTGTCAAGGGTTCCTCCAGGATGGCGGTGGAAGTACTGATGGCCTTGATTGTAGCACAAACCCCAGGGGCATGCATTTTGCCTTAAATGGACGATTGTTATGAAACAAAGAAGGATGACAGAGCTCTTCCCATCTTCTTGTGAAAATGTTGTACACCCAGACATAATTTTGACAACCAAACAAAACAACATTTCGGTCAACTAGATCGAAACCTAAAACCTGGATAGGTTTATAAGGTTTGAATTTGATATTATTTTTGCTAACATATCATCAACTAAGATATCATCATACAACAAATGCCAGTCCTCCTCGATCACCCAAACACACAAAAAGACCTTCAAAACACCCATAGGCATCCTTTCCACCCTAAGACAAGCATAACAGATCAGCCCTTCCAGCACTCCAATATAAGGTTGTGAAGAATCATAGAGGCGGTACTCCTCACCAGGCAAGTTGATTAATCTACATTGATTTCCACATGCTTCGCCATTGTTTAGATTGTAAGCTATAACTGAGTTTCGGTCAATCCAATGTAGTACACCATTATGGataacaacatttttttgaaAGAAATTCATCCAACCAACATCTCGAGGACATGAAACTTCATAAACACTCCATTCACCAAAACCCGAACTGAATATTTCAGCTTTAAATTTGCTCCTGGTTTCAAATCTTGGTACACGAACAACCTTATAACTGGTTGAAAtgagtgatgatgaagaacttcCATCACACTCGAAACCAGCCATTACATATTCACTAACTTTTGGTGGTGGAGGTAGTGAAACCCATTTTTTGGTAAGTGGATTACAGACATAAACCATCTGATTGAATAAGCTAGTTGTGCAGAGAACTAAACCATTACTGGAACCTAACAGATATAAACAGGGTTTCGTCCCTGTATATGGAAAATTTTGAGTTGGCTCTATGAACCTAAAAGAAAACCCATTGAGATTATTCGCCATGAATTTGGAATGCGAAACAGGATATGCAATTGAAAAACTTCTTCGAAATGGTTCATTTTGGAATGTATAGTTTTCTGGTAAATCAGCAGCATGATAGTGTCCATGGAAGAAATGTGTTAATCTTGTTGAGTTTACTCCATTTGTATATAAAATTTGGGTTTGAaagaatggaaaaccatgtcatagAAACACACTTGAATGCAAAGACTGAATtaactggaagatgaagaaaaatttcATACCAAATATCCACCGTGAAATCCTTATTTTGAGCAATTCTTTCATTGGATAATTCTTGGCATGAAATCACTGAAGTAGAAGAAGAACCCATCAACATAAGTTTCTTCTTTGGAAAATCTAGGGCAATTTGCTTTTTTCTTGAAAAGATAGTACTAAAATATGAAGCACCCAGATCTTGACTTTCATTTACAGTTTGGTCCTTCCTGTGCACCACAAATGAAAAAGTAGCGGGGGCAAATCCAATGTCCAATGACGATGGTTAGTAATGCTAAGTCTCATGGTGTGCTAATCTAGTAACTTGATTGGCAATTCAACCACCTAAGTCTTCTGGGATTGCTAATCTACATGCTAGTCGCTGAACATAACAGCGCCAGGCACTGAATAATTCATCGTTCTAGCTTTACGCTGCACTAATCAGCGCTTGACCAGCTAACTTGGTCAAAGCGTTGAATCATTCATCGCCAGGCGTTGTACCGTTCATCGTCAGATAAATCGATGTAAACTAACAGAAGCTCGATCTTCTTCCTTCTTTCCCATTTTCTTTCATCCTCACCCAAAGTTGAGTTCCAGAGATTTTCTTCTCAAATCGCACCACGGGTTTGAACGTCAACACGATCAGAATCATTTGAGATTGGTTTGGAGCGAATCCGTCCATGATATCGATTTAGGTAAGATTTTgagattttaggttttttttttcgattatcatgattttttgatgaaattgatatGTTTAGATGATTGGTATTTGTTATTTAGATGATTTAGATGATATGTTCAGTATTGTATGAGTTAATTTGAACGCCCGATtggggatactaaaactaattggggatataaATCACTTCCCCAAACCAATAGTGTTTGTTAAGGGTGTTTTTTGGGGGCGAAAATACGAAAGTACCCTTTAAAACAATAAAAGctaaattaaacataaaaaataCCCTACTCCCTTTTAAATTCGAAACATTtctcactccctttcaaattccctcctccttctctgccggctcctcactttgatttttttttttacatttggtagggatgaagaccatgccggtactgaGTGCCGACATGGttatttaggatgaagaccatgccggtactgaGTGCCGGCATGGTTATTTAAGATGAAAACCATGCCGATATTGGGTTCCTCAGTACCGACATGGTtatttaggatgaataccatgccggtacttgctatttcagaaaaaaaatttctgtatgtttttgtcctcaaaCCGGCATGGTTCATTTGGGAATCGACCATGCCGGCAGCACCACCGACATGCTCGATAATACTTTTACCATGCCggcactgagtttttcaggcgtAACAACGGCGGattcaatgaaaaaaatcaaatttcaatataTTAATACCTATACATGGGTAATTGGAGTActtgtatgttcaacttgtttactttcctgggttggttcttcacataaagcttcatgatcataaatatcttgatttaatgttgttgcatcaacaaattcaacgttaatgatttatactaatcatcatcaaacgaacctattaacttaactaattataattaaccattaaacatgattagtgaggggCAGATTAGGAATTAGTTAAAATATATGGATAGGAGGTGACCTTGCTTTACTATTTAaatcatgtttttgttttttttctctatcccccaattagttatAGTATCCTCCAATTGCGCAttctttaatttgaatttttgtgatgaaatttgtttttggggattaatttgattatttgtgatgaaaaaaataatgaaattttgattatttttgatgaagatgaatgaTAATTTGTATGATTCGTTCGTAGGTAAATTTGTATGATTTTGTATCAAATTTACATGATTATGATGAAAATGATAAAATGtggttgtttttttcttcttcttttgttattgattgtagtatgaaTATGGAAGAATATAGATGCTTTGGATATAGTATCAGCAAAGGGAGATAGACATGTATGTAATAATTTGAAACGTTATACCAAATTGTAGTGAAAGATAATCTGATAGCACGACGATACTGTGATAATTGTGGGTTTTCTTCTACATTTGAGTTTAATTTTGCCAATGCGGATAGAGGTTTAGTTGAAGCCATAGCTGAGAGGTGGTGGAAAAAAACCAAGAGCTTTCATTTTAGAGAGTTTGAGCTTGGCATCCTTCCTGTAGATTGGTATATGTTAACAGGAATTTCCATTGGTGACCCTACAAAACATCAAGTAGTTATGCCGGCATTGGGTGAGCTAACATGTGCTTGTTTGAATGATTTGtattttcaagatttcaaaggatTAGATAACTGGAATAGTAAGAAAAATACAATATCCCTGTCTATCTTGAGAAGCTACATTAAAAGTAGAGAAAATACCAACAATGTTGAATGTGCAGATGTATTGACAAGACCATTCTTTCTTtggtgttttggtcattttcttcTTGCGGGTTCTAGTGGAAAAGTAGATAAACGTTGGGTTCTATTGTTGGATAATTTGGATAGAGTTGGGGAATATGATTGGGGTATAGCTTCCTTAGGTAATACCTATAAATTTCTTGATGAATGGTCATCCAATGGAAAGGATTTATCTGGCATGGTTATGGTACTTGAGTATTGGTACTATTATTACTTCCTCAATCACCTTGGTTCCTACAAAATACACAAAATCAGTATGACATGTAGATTTatcctattaaaaccctaaaatccgtAGCTCAAATCTATTACTaacgaaaaccctaaaattcactAAATCCGCAAGTAAAAATGAAGAAAAGACAAAAAAGTGTAAATCATACCTTTGATTCGGTTTTTCATGATCTTCCCTTGAAAATTTGTGCAATATACATGAAAACAAAGAAGATCCAGCAACACCGGCGGCATCAGTATGATTAGCTTTAGAGCTTGAAAAGAGAATCTTACGAGGCAACTTCTCTGGCGGAGTATCAGTTCCCACAACTAAAATATCATCATCTAGATGATTCTTCCCCATACCAAATTGTTCAAATCTCGTTTGATTTTGCTTTTGGGACTGACAAGGAATATTTTTAGCGTTAGAAGGAAATGTAGATTTCTggtcttcttgtttcttttgcaTGTATGAAAGAATTGATTTCTGTCGAttcattttgaaaccctaagagaGAGGGAAAGAGGGAGAGATTATTTTGAGAACAGAAAATGAGATTCTTCGAGGTTTATGGGGTTTTAATTTTCGCGCCATTTTATTATTCTTTTCGTTTTGGGAAGTTAAGTTTTTTAGATGAAGTGACCGAAATATCCTTTAAGCTTTAATGTTGATTTGTAGGTTTGGTGTAACCGTAGCTTACCATCTGAAAACTGGAAGCGCCAACAAGTAGTCAGGCCCAGCGAGACAGAACTAGCAGTTTTCATCacttttttgtcaaaaaaaaaaacaatatagtAGAACCTTTATATAAGAATACCGATGCgatttttaatcgttgttgtagtaatataagattcgaactctaagacttgtgaagattaaatttaaaggtttaaataaaataataaacaaaggcgagagttactgggactaggattccaccaaatattaaaattcatgtgattcacctatttattctaaaccattatagctcattcaataagaattttgactctaattctttgcctaaggtagattatTAAAATactaattgtaaatcttaagcatgggatatcaaaagaattaatcctaagcataaaccatcaaacgaaatgacaattaattaagaattttttttttgtaatttaatttaatgcaaatagtcatataaataattaaatgaatttaccacatgacgaattttggtttcctccgtcgacccagtgtaggggtttagctccacatggtgaaaacactcacAAAATAATatgtcattgctcaaatggtgtttacaaagaagagaaaaaaagaaaatcaattaaaacagggaatcacaacgtttataagcgtttcaAACCCACTGACACAAAGAATAACGATAAACTGCCGCACTGGACAGTCTTATATCTTAGCATAAACGACAGAGTTTAACGACTATCTTtgtctgtctgttcttcgtgttcttcactattttttttggtgctgctgcagatttctctgcagcaattTTCTCTACTTTGTAGCCTCCCCAAACACTCGATGTCTCTTCCTTGCATATCCCTTCACTATTTATACATC
The nucleotide sequence above comes from Papaver somniferum cultivar HN1 chromosome 8, ASM357369v1, whole genome shotgun sequence. Encoded proteins:
- the LOC113303787 gene encoding uncharacterized protein LOC113303787, producing MANNLNGFSFRFIEPTQNFPYTGTKPCLYLLGSSNGLVLCTTSLFNQMVYVCNPLTKKWVSLPPPPKVSEYVMAGFECDGSSSSSLISTSYKVVRVPRFETRSKFKAEIFSSGFGEWSVYEVSCPRDVGWMNFFQKNVVIHNGVLHWIDRNSVIAYNLNNGEACGNQCRLINLPGEEYRLYDSSQPYIGVLEGLICYACLRVERMPMGVLKVFLCVWVIEEDWHLLYDDILVDDMLAKIISNSNLINLSRF